From Antedon mediterranea chromosome 9, ecAntMedi1.1, whole genome shotgun sequence, a single genomic window includes:
- the LOC140059477 gene encoding adhesion G protein-coupled receptor L4-like → MCAEAVYLMFKVASVVQSKHNRLRNFLAMCYGIPLVIVIVSSAAFSSNYISEDDLCWLSQNDGMIWAFVAPAVCIALVNTAIMCRVAKTIYKRAGNLVHKSPRQKIKFTQIR, encoded by the exons ATGTGTGCTGAAGCTGTCTATCTGATGTTCAAAGTTGCATCTGTAGTTCAAAGCAAACACAACCGACTGAGGAATTTCCTGGCAATGTGCTATGGTATCCCACTTGTCATTGTGATCGTTTCTTCAGCTGCATTTTCATCGAACTACATCTCTGAGGATGACTT aTGTTGGCTAAGTCAAAATGATGGGATGATATGGGCATTTGTAGCGCCAGCTGTTTGCATCGCTCTG GTCAACACTGCTATAATGTGTAGAGTGGCAAAAACAATCTATAAACGAGCTGGGAATTTGGTCCATAAGTCACCTCGacaaaaaataaagtttacacAGATAAG